In Halictus rubicundus isolate RS-2024b chromosome 5, iyHalRubi1_principal, whole genome shotgun sequence, one genomic interval encodes:
- the LOC143354073 gene encoding uncharacterized protein LOC143354073, producing the protein MYNNSYSNNSRPRGNRDSGNRNGGGMYWNSQQQAQKDRAAKKQAQRKTPGDLLKKPNWDVSKLPVIAKNLYIPHINVLKRTTEDIAKYHIGKEITVKGNNTPSPIQAFEESNFPDYVMEEIRKQGFAEPTAIQAQGWPIALSGRDLVGIAQTGSGKTLAYILPATVHINNQPRLNRGDGPIVLILAPTRELAQQIQTVARDFGSSSCIRNTCIFGGSPKGPQARDLERGVEICIATPGRLIDFLEKGTTNLRRCTYLVLDEADRMLDMGFEPQIRKIIEQIRPDRQVLMWSATWPKEVQALAEDFLSDYIQINIGSLTLAANHNIRQIVEICYEHEKEMKLSGLLREIGKDRGSKMIIFVETKKKVDDITKAIKREGWPAISIHGDKSQPERDYVLSEFRNGKTMILVATDVAARGLDVEDVKYVINFDYPNSSEDYIHRIGRTGRCQSAGTAYAYFTPNNARQAKELISVLEEAGQVINPQLVVLASSMKNQYGKGRQRWSHSRSSKDNNSVSPRNNSSPTANSWQNQQCQASQLNHTSINNQERTVVRHQNTYQNNRQNNFQPTYQQQQHQRQPNAYANSCPTSTSNYQTGYQNATIPRYHGRTGTFQGNRYHNRQNTYNGNQTGGQNVYSMPPQFIMPTNGHTDSGMQSLVNNKFFQTNRPPPNTGACAYQSMGYGQFQAVPPYSYPYPPTPVQQ; encoded by the exons ATGTATAACAATAGTTATTCCAATAACAGTAG GCCCAGAGGTAACCGAGACTCTGGCAACCGCAATGGAGGCGGTATGTACTGGAACAGCCAGCAACAAGCACAGAAAGACAGGGCTGCCAAGAAACAAGCTCAAAGGAAGACACCGGGAGATCTGCTGAAGAAACCCAACTGGGATGTATCTAAATTGCCTGTGATCgcaaaaaatttgtatattccACATATCAATGTTTTGAAGAGGACAACAGAAGACATTGCAAAGTATCACATTGGCAAGGAAATTACTGTCAAAGGAAACAACACACCCTCTCCGATCCAAGCATTTGAAGAAAGTAACTTCCCAGATTATGTAATGGAAGAAATCAGGAAACAGGGTTTTGCTGAGCCAACAGCAATCCAAGCGCAGGGCTGGCCGATTGCACTTAGTGGGCGCGATTTGGTTGGAATCGCTCAAACAGGGTCTGGAAAAACTCTAGCA TACATATTGCCAGCAACAGTGCACATTAACAATCAGCCACGTTTGAACCGCGGAGACGGTCCAATCGTTCTGATTCTGGCTCCAACGAGAGAGTTGGCTCAGCAGATTCAGACAGTTGCTAGGGATTTCGGTTCCTCGTCGTGCATTCGCAACACATGCATTTTCGGCGGTTCACCGAAAGGGCCGCAGGCTCGCGACTTGGAGCGAGGCGTTGAAATCTGCATCGCAACTCCTGGCAGACTGATCGACTTTCTGGAGAAGGGAACGACGAATCTTCGCAGATGCACATACCTAGTTCTGGACGAAGCGGATAGGATGTTGGACATGGGATTCGAACCACAGATCCGTAAGATCATCGAGCAGATAAGACCCGACAGGCAGGTGCTGATGTGGTCTGCGACATGGCCGAAGGAAGTACAGGCTCTGGCCGAAGATTTCCTCTCCGATTACATTCAGATCAACATTGGTTCGTTGACGTTGGCCGCGAATCACAACATTCGCCAGATCGTGGAGATCTGTTACGAGCACGAGAAGGAGATGAAGCTCTCGGGCCTGCTCAGGGAGATCGGCAAGGACCGAGGAAGCAAAATGATCATATTCGTCGAGACTAAGAAGAAGGTGGACGACATCACCAAGGCCATCAAGCGAGAAGGCTGGCCGGCCATATCTATTCACGGGGACAAATCGCAGCCTGAAAGAGACTATGTTCTGTCCGAGTTCAGAAACGGAAAGACCATGATCCTCGTCGCAACCGACGTGGCTGCTCGCGGCTTGGACGTGGAGGATGTGAAATACGTGATAAACTTCGATTACCCGAACAGTTCCGAGGACTATATCCATCGAATCGGGAGAACTGGACGTTGCCAAAGTGCAGGCACAGCGTACGCATACTTCACGCCCAACAACGCAAGACAGGCGAAAGAGCTGATCTCTGTTCTCGAGGAAGCCGGCCAGGTGATCAACCCGCAATTGGTTGTTTTAGCTAGCTCGATGAAGAACCAATACGGAAAAGGACGCCAGCGTTGGAGCCACTCCCGTTCCAGTAAAGACAATAACTCCGTGAGCCCCAGAAACAACAGCAGCCCGACCGCGAACAGCTGGCAGAATCAGCAGTGTCAGGCCAGTCAGCTGAACCACACCAGCATCAACAATCAGGAGAGGACCGTTGTTCGGCACCAGAACACGTACCAGAACAATCGGCAGAATAATTTCCAACCTACCtaccaacaacaacaacaccaGAGACAGCCAAACGCCTACGCCAACAGTTGTCCAACAAGTACCAGCAACTATCAAACCGGATACCAAAACGCCACGATACCTAGATACCATGGCAGAACCGGCACTTTCCAAGGCAACCGTTACCACAACAGACAGAACACGTACAACGGCAACCAAACCGGAGGACAGAACGTGTACTCGATGCCGCCGCAGTTCATCATGCCGACGAACGGGCACACTGATTCTGGGATGCAAAGTCTGGTAAACAACAAATTCTTCCAAACGAACCGGCCACCACCTAACACCGGAGCTTGTGCTTACCAATCGATGGGCTACGGCCAGTTTCAAGCTGTGCCGCCGTACAGTTATCCTTACCCGCCCACACCAGTGCAGCAGTGA